A region of Lycium barbarum isolate Lr01 chromosome 3, ASM1917538v2, whole genome shotgun sequence DNA encodes the following proteins:
- the LOC132630018 gene encoding UDP-glycosyltransferase 86A1-like: MARGNQKPHAIVIPCPFQGHINPSIYLSLKLATKGFAVTFINTEYTHAQITKSQQLDQNSTIHDIFEKFQESGLDIHYQTVSDGFPLEFDRFSGSNQDDFLEGFLLNYPVHVDEVVGKLVELENPKPTCLVVDTFLAWGTKISNKYELVSVSFFTQSALMFTIDYHLDLLLKNGHFGSNDDRKDTIDYIPGISAIEPSDLPSYFKTKETSTILHQTIYKGLEDAKKSDIIICNTVQELESKVISTLQEKIKKTFYAIGPILSTSVTFSKSLWPESNCVEWLNTKPKSSVLYFSLGSLFSLSKEDVMEFAQGLMLSKVSFIWVLRPNLAVTDETNFLPVGFQENVDRGLVVPWCNQRVVLSHPAIGGFLTHCGWNSILESLWASVPMICHPIAVDQTTNRKLVVDEWKVGINLCDNYNKSITKEEVAKTINFLMSEENSKGLREAVKEVTKTMKIALLANGSSEKFFDLFVEDVMAKTKIAIL, encoded by the exons ATGGCAAGAGGCAACCAAAAGCCTCATGCAATAGTAATTCCATGCCCATTTCAAGGCCACATAAATCCTAGTATTTACCTTTCACTAAAACTTGCAACAAAAGGCTTTGCCGTAACATTTATCAACACCGAGTACACTCATGCCCAAATAACCAAATCACAACAATTAGACCAAAACTCCACAATTCATGACATATTTGAAAAATTTCAAGAATCTGGCCTTGACATACATTATCAAACAGTTAGTGATGGTTTTCCCTTAGAATTTGATCGATTTTCGGGGTCGAATCAAGATGATTTTTTGGAAGGATTTTTACTAAATTACCCTGTTCATGTTGACGAAGTTGTTGGGAAGTTAGTAGAATTGGAAAATCCTAAGCCAACATGTTTGGTTGTTGACACTTTCTTGGCTTGGGGGACAAAAATTTCTAACAAATATGAACTCGTTAGTGTTTCATTCTTCACTCAATCTGCTTTGATGTTTACTATAGACTATCATCTTGACCTTCTGCTGAAAAATGGTCATTTTGGTTCAAATG ATGACCGCAAGGATACTATAGATTATATACCAGGAATTTCAGCAATTGAGCCAAGTGACTTACCTTCATACTTCAAAACAAAAGAGACATCCACTATCCTTCATCAAACTATCTACAAAGGTCTTGAAGATGCCAAGAAATCAGACATTATAATTTGTAACACAGTACAAGAACTAGAATCCAAAGTAATTTCAACACtccaagaaaaaataaaaaaaactttttatgCTATTGGTCCAATTTTATCAACTAGTGTCACATTTTCCAAAAGTTTGTGGCCAGAGTCAAACTGTGTGGAATGGCTAAACACTAAGCCCAAATCCTCAGTGTTGTACTTCTCACTTGGTAGCTTATTTAGTCTAAGTAAAGAAGATGTTATGGAATTTGCTCAAGGCTTAATGCTTAGCAAAGTGAGTTTTATTTGGGTACTTAGGCCTAATTTGGCAGTTACGGATGAAACAAACTTTTTGCCAGTTGGATTCCAAGAAAACGTAGATCGAGGGTTGGTTGTACCGTGGTGCAATCAACGGGTAGTACTTTCACATCCGGCTATTGGAGGATTTCTGACGCATTGTGGATGGAATTCGATTCTGGAAAGTTTATGGGCAAGTGTTCCAATGATATGTCATCCTATAGCTGTTGATCAAACAACTAATAGAAAGTTGGTGGTTGATGAGTGGAAAGTTGGGATAAATCTTTGTGATAATTATAATAAATCAATCACAAAGGAGGAAGTAGCAAAAACGATTAATTTTCTTATGAGTGAAGAAAATTCAAAGGGGTTGAGGGAGGCTGTCAAGGAAGTGACAAAGACTATGAAAATTGCATTATTAGCCAATGGAAGTTCAGAGAAATTTTTTGACTTGTTTGTTGAGGATGTAATGGCCAAAACAAAAATAGCTATTCTTTAG